The sequence below is a genomic window from Tachysurus vachellii isolate PV-2020 chromosome 2, HZAU_Pvac_v1, whole genome shotgun sequence.
CTGTACTAACGAAAGAAACCTGCATTAAAGATattaaatgaaactaaataaaagacCACATCAAGTTCCATGCCTGTCTGCCAAGAACAAACTAGATTGTTTAAGAATGAGTTAAAGACcatgtgatttatttaatctatgttttgagatgcttttctgctcaccacagatgTAAAGAGTAATTATATGAGTTATTATATCCTTCCTAGCAAATCCAACCAATCTGGCCATTTCCTTTTGGCCCTTTATAAACAAGGCATTTCCACCAACAGAACTGTCACAGAGATAACATTTTTCCGCATTGTTAACCATAGATATAAACaatagatgtcgccttgtatacgtcagtacattggaacgaatgcgtcaactgagccgccatcttggtacaggggaccctctcctcttaatgcattagcgtcaatgtaggcaaagaaataaaatcaccataaatcgtcatgaatgccattttctagttttttttggtcgttccaaaggtcagacatgtatttatcattaagtccagagaaaatttaaggttttgatattaagataatctacttttttcacaatataatgcattagTGCTAGTAGGTCTTAGTTtgttacttacattcttccacttgagtaaactttaaatgaacaatcactacttaccttatagcctactgcatgtaacactgctacaatggtgtgactatatgttcatttaaacatttaaaatgtattggtttattaaatatgatacacaaagcaatttgcaggtggaagcaaatcacaaatttgagaagaacataatgtgaaagttagatagttgaggtgccgaAGAccgttcaatcttttatttattcttttcccgcaatatttttgcaatattaaataagtaaagtcacataaaccaaaaaaaaaaacccacaaagtttgactttgaggctgaactgccaacctaaccggtgacatccttccaggactgtcagctgagttaactatttaaaaaagtgtTCAGTATCCCTGCAACAACACGACCTTACAGAGTTTCTTCCTGAcacttttgctctgcagttgcAGCAAGGTGTTGTCTCAACTTATGAAAGGCACAGACAACCGGTGACGTTAAGCTAAAGTGATGCTTGTCTATGCCATCTTGAGTCTCAACAACATGATCACAAAGACCAAATATGTCCTCAGAGCCTACTTCTGCTTTCACGACTCTGTTTAATAGAGACACTGGACACTGATGGGCTGCTGAGTTGATGTTAGAGGCCCGTCGGATGCAGTGCTGAGCCAAGCGAATCATTTTAACGGtaccaaaaacacaaatatcatataaatacaataaaaacaaaacaaatataaacagcaagtcatattatacatttttttattaacataagataaaaaaatccaaacccttttcagacataatgtcattaaatatgtccttaagtgaagtaacttgataaaagagcattctgcttgtgttaagtccaggacaatctaataaaatatgtttgacagataagggaatcttacagaacatacataaagttgggtcttcacctttaagcaaaaaaaaagcatgggtcaatttttaatgtccttattaaaagcttcggaatctacaaacattgtctgttttcctaactgtcaaaaactaatgagtaactagcatggattagctgcggtcgttaaccaaggactaaaacaaaccaacggaacaagaaatataatttcctaacattcaatatcataaaacacattctcacttatgaaatgtaatcccttgctgtctggtttttatatttctttcatttgaacaagaaacgcagcacagaagtccggcatcgtccatgcatttgaggtaaaggagcaccgtacaaagatggcggcggttttcacgcatttttaggaccccaaggcgacatctactgtatatatatctatgatTGTTAATGTGAAGTTAAACTGAAGCTCCTGACTTGTATCTGCATGACATACAGTGTATGTACTGATTTTACTCTTTACAACCCCTGCAGGATTTATGTCTTTACGTGGGTTACACCTCCTCAGTCTACTGCAGTGCTTCAGTCCTAACACTTGCAGCTATTGCTTTGGATCGCTATTACTCCATTGTGGACTGTCTGCGCTATAATTCACGCTGTACTGCATGGCGAACTGGAGCAGCTGTACTATGGATCTGGCTTCAGGCCATGCTCACCAGTTGTCCACCTCTCCTAGGGTGGAGCAACATCAGCTTTGTGAACCCTATGTACAGCTGTGCTGTCAACTGGGCTAGCAGTCCCAGCTATACAGTTTTCATGGCAGCCCTGTGCTTTCTCCTTCCTGCCATAGTCATTCTCTTTTGCTATGTGAAGATTGTACGAGTAGCACATCACCATGCTCAAAGGATCCACAGCCTTCACCAGCACTTTCAACACAGCAGGGGCCACAACATATCGTCATCATTTGAATTATCCCACCAGTGTTCAACTGTGGACCTGGAACTGCATGAACCCTCCAGGCTCGTGTACTATGTAAGTGGAAGGTTTGTATCAGAATCTCAGTTCAATGATCCTCATCCCAAAGCAGATCTTACTGGCGAACCAACTTTAGAACATGAAGAGAAAATCAGCTCTAGACATTCTGGTCGACGTCTGCACACTTTCCTTGCTCACCTCCAGAGTGGTAGCACACTGCAGAACAGTCATTCCCAGCAACATGGTGTTGTGAGGCTTTTCATGGTTATtgctgctttctttctttgctggACACCATACATCGGAGTCACATTGATACAGGCCACTGAGACTGCCCTCTCCCGATCAGTGAGCCAGGTGCCACCTGCTGCTGTCACTTTCTCATACTGGCTTGTGCTGTTCAACTCAGACATCAACCCATTACTGTATGCTCTACTCAGCAAGAGATTCCAGGGTGCACTGCAGAACCTAAAGAAGAAGATCCAGAACAGGTTGGGTATGGTTCAAAGGGCAGAAGATGGAAGAACAGATGGAGAAAGGGGAAGGTTCACTACTCCCAATAATGTAATAGCCAGTGTCACCAATCAGAATTGCCAAGCTAGTGGACCACATCGCAATGAGTCTGTATACTCCTCTGTTTTCACAATGAATACAACTTTTCCCAAAGTCTATAAGCAAGAAGCAAATGAAGTCCTTTTGCCAGGAAGTATGTTATCATCATCTTCTTTTCCTACTCCTTCCTCTTCCCTTTGTCACAAGTGCAGCAGAAATAACCCAGAAAAGTCGGATTGCCTGCAGGTTCCCTCAAAGCCACAAGGGTGGGACAAACTACACAGTACCTCTGCAATCAAGGAGAGAcatgcaacttttttttatgGCCAGATAGCAGTGCAAGTGGAACAGGAAATTAGCTGAGCCTGCTGAGGtttgacagcaaaaaaaatctgaacttGCATGATACAGTAAttgaaatattataatttagAAATTACTACTGAATGAATTGTATTAGCGCTTCTGGTTGCATTAAATGATATGATGATTGACTGTAAATTATGGTTATTTATGCCCGAATTTAAAATCTGACGATCCGAAGCTTTAATAAATGTTCTTGTAAGCAAATGTTCTTGGAAGCAGTACAAGTTAATTTTGTTTTACACTTAGGTCAGAAGTTAAAACTGTCTACCAAGATTATTTCTGTAATCTAAACAGTCATGCTTATAAAATCAGTATATTTTATAGTGTGGTTAAGttataaaagaaaagcagagaTATGTACAAAAGTAATAGATCATAAATGGGTAATAAGACTAGCAAAGACGTGAATGTATAATGATATGGGCTGTTAACATTAATGAGGAGCTGTACGCAGTGTAGTGTGATCTCATTTAATATGTAAAGCTGATTACTGAGTCATTTTACccctttgtactttttttagTACCGCGTATAAATAATATGCATGCGCTTCATACAAAGGCAAACATTTTCTGGATTATATTTAAGTTATAGTTGATTTTGATGTGTACTTTAGGTCATTGCCTTGCTGGAACGCTTTTTGACAGAGGACAGAAAGTGTTGTGCCAAAATATCTATTAGTAGCTATTCATTTTCCTGCCTATCATGACAAGTACCTTTGGCCCAGCTGAAAAGAAGCAGCCCTAAAGCATAATGCTACCCCTACCATACTTCTCTGTCGGTATGTATGCACCGTCTTGCAGTTTGTTTGGCAAATCTTTGTGGAGCATGGCTCTCAGTAATCAGAATCACTGTAATGGATGGCAGGTGTATGCCATTTACATCAAGTCTAATTTTGAATGTGACTGGTTAACTTTGAGGACGGTTAAAGCTCACATTATGAAAGGGTGTGCAGACTTATTAAATCAGATTGTACGTGTGTTGATCTAAAGTGTTTCCGATTATAAATGACTTCTATTTTTGCCTGGATTTTTGTTCGTTGAAATATCACGTTAACGACGTTCAGTAACAAGTTTGACGTTTACGTATGTTgttatttctgtcttaatattttaaaaaaacctgcaattttgtatgggtgtgtagactttttgtatttactgtatttcaAAACAGAATCTtccatcaaaataaataaatgtccagAAACCTGACCAACACTACTAtggaaaacagagaaagagagaaattcatttatttaaggaaaaaataaatcctctgcatcaacatttttctatttttaaaagaaaatcaagcTTCCAtaattaaaagaagaataaacaaaTTCCATAGATAAACCTATTGAATCTGAAGAGGTCAATAAAGCACCTGGTTGAGACAGCTGCCCTTTACATCTCTATACATgtctatactgtacatcaccCAAGACCACAATGATCACAAATAGACTATAATTACATAGTGGTCCCAGTAGCCCAGAGGTACTAGACAAGGAAGCCCACTCTCACCTGTTACTTGCCATATTTGTAGAAACAGTAGCCGCAACATCCAGACAAAGTACAGATATTAAAAGGATTAAGACAATAAATATTGCAATGTGGTGAAATTTCACCAGAATTTCTAAATACTCCAGATTATCCAATTACTCAATTAATTGGAATAAATCCACAAGGCTCTGAACATGAACTAATTAGAAAGTACACTTGAATAGCTGATCATACCCAGAAGCACTGGCTACATCACATACTGTAACTCCTCCCAGCTGTCAGACATACAAAAACTCAACTACATATGAAGGAATTTCTATGGAGTCGTAGcagaatgtttttataattgattactctcactcactcatcttctaccgcttatccgaactacctcgggtcacggggagcctgtgcctatctcaggcgtcatcgggcatcaaggcaggatacaccctggacggagtgccaacccatcacagggcgcacacacacttcaaatttcacattgattataaaatactattactaacgtataaagcacttaatgatCACACGCCACCATACGTGAGTAATGGCAGGGTCAGGGTTCTTACAGAGCCCTACAGTTGTGGAtcagccttccaattagtgttcgggactcagacaaAGTCTCAgcgtttaagtccaggctaaaaacacatttgtttagtttagctttttataaatagcttttcttaggtaaaggagcagatctggatggttcatgggcatagagtgtttggtgaactgggatgtctggatgctgtcggcttaccacccttgcaagtcgctcaggtttgcagactgtggagtgatgggacgctttacatcccatAAAGCCATCATGACTGTGTCACCTTTTGGTTCTAGCCTTTTAGGTTCTATCTCTGTTTGCACAAGAAACCCCTCATTGCCCTCTGGACGCTCTTCTGAATTCAGGACTACATCAGCAGACTGGACAGTAGAGTTAAACAATGgagaaaaacatttctgtctCCTTGATCATCCCTGGCTCTCTTTCAGCTCTCCTCCTGGAAGCCCCTTTCATCTCACCAGGTGCAGTCATTCACCACAGCCTGAAAACAACATTAAGCTAGGTAAAATGTTCCTCCAGGGACTAAAAATCTCTGAATATCAGTTATTCTGCATGTCCTTCCTTGAAATGTAGATTTCTTTACCATTGTGTTTGTAGTTGACAGAGCTGTTAACACCAGAGCTGTTTGGCAGGTTCAAAGCACGTCCTTCCAacaattttaaaagaataaacatCCTTCCCCACCAATCAACGTTCAAAAAAACATACCCAAGGCCTTTGTTAGGGGTTCAATCAAttcccatccatccatgtatttATACAAGTATGAATCCTCACTTCTTCTTCATGTACTTTCGGCTTTGCCCGTtttttccacctaactctatcctcatcatcctctactcttgcaccaaTTCAACTTCATATCCTCTTTTTGCACATCCATAtgtctcctctttggccttcctcttggcctcttacctggcagctccatctccaacatccttctaccaatataaccatctcctttctctgtacatgtcctaaccatctcaatctatcctctctgtccttgtccccaaaacagccaacctgagctgtccctctgatgtgctcgttcctaatcctgtccatcctcgtcacttctaaagagaacctcaacatcctcatctctgctacctccatctctgcctcatgtcttttcctcactgctacagtctctaacccacacagcagagctgctctcactactgtcttgtacacctttcctttgattcttgctgacactcttctgtcacacacaacactcctgacacttttgtcCACCCACTTCAACCCACCTGCACTCACCTGTCCCACACCTCTTCAGcgtcctgtctgacttcatctgtcaacctgtccatcaccatagcaaacaagaagggactcaaagccgatccttgGTGTAGCCCCATCttcaccttgaactcctctgtctgacctacagcacatttcactgctgctcacaaatatccacttcctttcttagcctagcttccactactctttcagatagcttcattgtgtggctcatcaacgttatacctctgtagttgctacaactctgcacatcacccttgttcttaaagatcgaCACTAGTCAACTTCTCAATCTCgaaaatcctgttgaacaatctaAATAGAAACTCTACTGTCTCAGCttgtctcagcttctgtctgaattcctcacaaGTCTTCCACCACTTGGTATTTTTTCTagctttcctctcctcttcttcctgaccaccagagacatcttacACATCACCATCCGATGCTGTCTGGATACACACTCTGCCAGAGAGACATGGACACagggatttttttatattttgtataattcctaatgtgttttaatgaatgaaatgaaattcatAATCTGCATTAGAACTAAGTCTGCAATTAGACCAACCATGTGCACATCACCCGGCACTAATCTGAAGCACTTCCAGTTAAACAGTTGCAAAAAATGTTAACAACTTTTGATCCGATTTAAAATGCGTGTGCAAGCTGCATAATGTATTAAAATCTAAGATGTATATTGTTACTTTTATTCTGAAAATGACTTGCAACATGGTTCTTCTGGTTGTTTCTTTAAGAATAGCACAAAGCAAACGATCCTGCCATCATATTAGTAACATCAAGATTATTATCATTAGAACATCGGTTGTTAATCTTAGTCatcattttattgtaaataaatttattgtgaattgtaaataacaacataatttattttttacatttctgtttaacatttatcggataagcggtagaaaatgagtgagagatgagtgagagagcgtgtttaacatttattttccataagtcaaaatgaaattcattaaaaaaaatccatgtggAAATTGAGCTCTTGTCAAAAGGATTCCACACTAAAACGGCTTGTcataaaagtgtgtaaaagagtgtaaaagtgtgtaaaagagtgtaaaagtgtgtaaaagtgtgtaaaagagtGTAAAAAGGAATGACAGATTTCTGACATCATGAACTGTGACTCGTCCGTTCACAGGCAGTTTTGCAATCCACACTCTAATgtgcatattttatatttgcagAAAATGTTTATGTTGTGAATTTTGTTCAATAAGGTCTGTGGAGTTATGAGTTATGTACTGCTtcctgatagatagatagatagatagatagatagatagatagatagatagatagatagatagatagatggttgggtggatagatagatagatagatagatagatagatagatagaaagatagatagagaatagatagatataatgatagatagatggttgggtggatagatagatagatagatagatagatagatagatagatagatagatagatagatagatagatagatggttgggtggatagatagatagatagatagatagatagatagatagatagatagatagatagatagatagatagatagatggttgggtggatagatagatagatagatagatagatagatagatagatagatagatagatagatagatagatagatagatagatggatggatggttgggtggatagatagataggtagatagatagatagatagatagatagatagatagatagatagatagatagatggttgggtggatagatagatagatagatagatagatagatagatagatagatagatagatagatggatggatggttgggtggatggatagatagatagatagatagatagatagatagatagatagatagatagatagatagatagatagatagatggatggttgggtggatagatagatagatagatagatagatagatagatagatagatagatagatagatagatggatggatggttgggtggatagatagatagatagatagatagatagatagatagatagatagatagatagatagatagatggttgggtggatagatagatagatagatagatagatagatagatagatagatagatagatagatagatagatagatagatggatggatggttgggtggatagatagatagatagatagatagatagatagatagatagatagatagatagatagatagatagatagatagatagatggatggatggttgggtggatagatagatagatagatagatagatagatagatagatagatcgtagatagatagatagatagatagatggatggtttgggtggatagatagtagatagatagatagatagatagatagatagatgaatagatagatagatagtgataggatggatggttgggtggatagatagatagatagatagatagatagatagatagatagatagatagatagatagatagatagatggttgggtggatagatagatagatagatagatagatagatagatagatagatagatagatagatagatagatagatagatagatagatggatggatggttgggtggatagatagatagatagatagatagatagatagatagatagatagatagatagatagatagatagatagatagatggttgggtggatagatagatagatagatagatagatagatagatagatagatagatagatagatagatagatggatggatggttgggtggatagatagatagatagatagatagatagatagatagatagatagatagatagatagatggatggatggttgggtggatagatagatagatagatagatggatggttgggtggatagatagatagatagatagatagatagatagatagatagatagatagatagatagatagatggatggatggttgggtggatagatagatagatagatagatagatagatagatagatagatagatagatagatagatagatagatagatggatggttgggtggatagatagatagatagatagatagatagatagatagatagatagatagatagatagatagatagatagatagttgggtggatagatagatagatagatagatagatagatagatagatagatagatagatagatagatggttgggtggatagatagatagatagatagatagatagatagatagatagatagatagatagatagatagatagatagatggatggacggttgggtggatagatagatagatagatagatagatagatagatagatagatagatagatagatagatagatagatagatggttgggtggatagatagatagatagatagatagatagatagatagatagatagatagatagatagatagatagatagatggatggttgggtggatagatagatagatagatagatagatagatagatagatagatagatagatagatggatggatggttgggtggatagatagatggatagatagatagatagatggatagatggatagatagatggatagatggatagatagatagatagatagatagatagatagatagatagatagatagatagatagatagatagatagatagatggatggttgggtggatagatagatagatagatagatagatagatagatagatagatagatagatagatagatagatagatagatggatggatggttgggtggatagatagatagatagatagatagatagatagatagatagatagatagatagatagatagatagatagatggatggttgggtggatagatagatagatagatggatagatggatagatagatagatagatagatggatagatggatagatagatggatagatggatagatagatagatagatagatagatagatagatagatggatggatactttattgatccatCCCTTGCTCTGCACTATATTTGGGACTATATATTCCCAAATAATAAGTATATTGATATAGAGAGaccaattcttttatttttttattttttacatttctgtttaacatttattttccataagtcaaaataaaattcatttaaaaaatccatGTGGAAATTGAGTTCTTGTCAAAAAGATTCCACACTAAAAAGGCTTGTcataaaagtgtgtaaaagtgtgtaaaagagtGTAAAAGCGTGTAAAAgggtgtaaaagtgtgtaaaagagtGTAATAGAGCGTAAAAGAGTGTAAAAGTGAAAAGTGTATTCTTACTAGTAGAAATGTAAGTATGACTTCTTACACTTCTACAACACTATTATCTGTGAATagaaaaaagggaaatgatCCTAAATTAGAAAGGAGTGATGTACAAACATCTGTATCGCTATAAAGTTATaaagtgtttatctgtgtgatCATTTTGTTTGTCTCAAATAGAAATCTTACTGGAATTCTTATACTAGATTTGTTTTAGAACAGAATACCTTTACACTCTTATGCACTTCATTCACGAATTATGAAGTATTATCTTGGTCAATACTGTTGACTGTTAAACAGAGGAGAAATCCGTATCTGTGGCTTCTCCCCTGACCATCTATAAGGTTTCCCTGTGAACTGCACGAGTTGCCGTAGTGCTGATGATTGACACTCCCTCAGTCGTGTTAACATGGCGTCAGGGTGTTCAGGGCTGAGCGTGATCTCTGCACACGGACAGTGAAACAGATTCCGGGGACATTTAACAGATTTGCACTTGCAAAGAGCAAACGTGGAATCGATTATTTCATTAGATCAGACATGTTTGAATCCATGCAAAAGTAGCAAAAATCATTGTGGCATCGGCCCGGTATGGAGCCTACAGGACACGGCAGGTAAGAGCAGGAGAGAAGCCACTAGATTTGTGTTCACCAGCCGGGACCTCAACCGTGCTAAATAGTGCTCCGGGTTCACTGCTGTTAACACAACATGGGCGCGCGTGCGCGATCATCCGAGAGACGCTTCCTGCCATAAAGTGCTCTTGATCGCAGTGCACATAATCGAATTTTACGTGAaagttaaaaacttttttttttcctaagcgaaaaaaaaaggctgctttttaaa
It includes:
- the LOC132841853 gene encoding G-protein coupled receptor 161 isoform X2, yielding MDNIWLDASYRFLRETRTSWRNSTGSVLTFSPRAALLLEVLMVLMCVGAVTGNILVIMIVVATKTFHCVTSVLIINLAISDFLVGIGVMPFVAVSIMNNGWVNCTDLCLYVGYTSSVYCSASVLTLAAIALDRYYSIVDCLRYNSRCTAWRTGAAVLWIWLQAMLTSCPPLLGWSNISFVNPMYSCAVNWASSPSYTVFMAALCFLLPAIVILFCYVKIVRVAHHHAQRIHSLHQHFQHSRGHNISSSFELSHQCSTVDLELHEPSRLVYYVSGRFVSESQFNDPHPKADLTGEPTLEHEEKISSRHSGRRLHTFLAHLQSGSTLQNSHSQQHGVVRLFMVIAAFFLCWTPYIGVTLIQATETALSRSVSQVPPAAVTFSYWLVLFNSDINPLLYALLSKRFQGALQNLKKKIQNRLGMVQRAEDGRTDGERGRFTTPNNVIASVTNQNCQASGPHRNESVYSSVFTMNTTFPKVYKQEANEVLLPGSMLSSSSFPTPSSSLCHKCSRNNPEKSDCLQVPSKPQGWDKLHSTSAIKERHATFFYGQIAVQVEQEIS
- the LOC132841853 gene encoding G-protein coupled receptor 161 isoform X1, with the protein product MDNIWLDASYRFLRETRTSWRNSTGSVLTFSPRAALLLEVLMVLMCVGAVTGNILVIMIVVATKTFHCVTSVLIINLAISDFLVGIGVMPFVAVSIMNNGWVNCTVSKAIYAYIYIINDLCLYVGYTSSVYCSASVLTLAAIALDRYYSIVDCLRYNSRCTAWRTGAAVLWIWLQAMLTSCPPLLGWSNISFVNPMYSCAVNWASSPSYTVFMAALCFLLPAIVILFCYVKIVRVAHHHAQRIHSLHQHFQHSRGHNISSSFELSHQCSTVDLELHEPSRLVYYVSGRFVSESQFNDPHPKADLTGEPTLEHEEKISSRHSGRRLHTFLAHLQSGSTLQNSHSQQHGVVRLFMVIAAFFLCWTPYIGVTLIQATETALSRSVSQVPPAAVTFSYWLVLFNSDINPLLYALLSKRFQGALQNLKKKIQNRLGMVQRAEDGRTDGERGRFTTPNNVIASVTNQNCQASGPHRNESVYSSVFTMNTTFPKVYKQEANEVLLPGSMLSSSSFPTPSSSLCHKCSRNNPEKSDCLQVPSKPQGWDKLHSTSAIKERHATFFYGQIAVQVEQEIS